In Callospermophilus lateralis isolate mCalLat2 chromosome 18, mCalLat2.hap1, whole genome shotgun sequence, one DNA window encodes the following:
- the LOC143383744 gene encoding vomeronasal type-1 receptor 4-like produces the protein MAASDVAVGIIFLTQTVVGALGNSSLLLHYLGLYFTGCRVRHTDLILQHLIVANLLTLLSRGVPQTVAAFNLKYFLSDVGCKLLFYLHRVGRGVSIGSTCLLSVFQAIKISSRNSRWAELKMSICKYVDSSVYLSWLLYLLLNIVVLMYMTGNRNNKNITSLKDLGYCSTIQYNVTIQSLFAALVSFPDALCVGLMLWASSSMVLILHRHKQRMQHLQKTSSPRSSPESRATKTILLLVSTFVSFYTLSCIFQIYLGIMSNPNLFLVNTATIFAGCFPAVSPFLLMDRNSSAPRLCLAWIRNRKTSDIMRNM, from the coding sequence ATGGCAGCCAGTGATGTGGCTGTAGGAATCATCTTCCTGACACAGACTGTGGTTGGAGCTCTGGgcaattcctctcttctcctccatTACCTGGGCCTTTACTTCACTGGGTGCAGGGTAAGACACACAGACTTGATTCTTCAGCACTTGATTGTGGCCAACTTGTTAACCCTTCTGTCTAGAGGAGTTCCCCAGACAGTGGCAGCTTTCAATTTGAAATATTTCCTCAGTGATGTTGGATGCAAGCTGCTTTTCTATCTTCACAGGGTGGGCAGGGGTGTGTCCATTGGCAGCACCTGCCTCCTGAGTGTCTTTCAGGCCATTAAGATTAGTTCTAGGAACTCCAGGTGGGCAGAGCTTAAAATGTCCATTTGCAAGTATGTTGACTCTTCTGTGTACCTGAGCTGGCTCCTGTACCTGCTTCTAAATATTGTTGTTCTTATGTACATGACTGGGAACAGAAACAACAAAAACATCACAAGCCTGAAAGATTTGGGATACTGTTCTACCATTCAGTATAACGTAACTATACAATCACTATTTGCAGCATTGGTATCATTCCCTGATGCCCTGTGCGTGGGGCTCATGCTCTGGGCCAGCAGCTCCATGGTGCTCATCCTGCACAGGCACAAGCAGAGAATGCAGCACCTTCAAAAGACCAGCTCCCCCAGGTCTTCCCCTGAGTCCAGAGCCACCAAAACCATCCTCCTCCTGGTGAGCACCTTTGTCTCATTTTACACACTTTCATGCATCTTTCAGATTTATTTGGGTATTATGTCTAATCCCAACTTGTTCCTGGTGAACACAGCCACAATATTTGCTGGGTGTTTCCCAGCTGTCAGCCCCTTCCTGCTCATGGATAGGAACTCCAGTGCACCCAGGCTCTGCCTTGCATGGATAAGGAATAGGAAAACCTCTGATATCATGAGGAATATGTAA